Proteins from a genomic interval of Symmachiella macrocystis:
- a CDS encoding VWA domain-containing protein, with amino-acid sequence MNTTRTLTFQWTGWSLGISIVVVLVTAAYCYAAWRRSGYQRTFGLLELLRLLLVIFAAVMFNQPEYIEEFLPDEKPSVVVLWDDSRSMETRDVKNAGQSGDALTTRRDAIAPLTESAAWHKLHERIDVVLQPFSTPESSGSNLYQPLNDVMEKQTNLLGVVFASDGDWNEGPPPVQAATRMRLKEVPIFAVPVGSSIPLPDVELLSLDAPTFGVAGKSVRIPFSINSSLPRDHVATVTMRTSDGEELQKEVNVKAMGRTSDWIIWKPEKIGDYQLTVNVPTHHDESLTDNNELSAPISIREEKLRVLVVESYPRWEYRYLRNALSRDPGVEVSCLLFHPGLSKVGGGNRDYIKEFPDGLDELSKYDVVFLGDVGLDDGQLTVEQCRLLKGLVEHQASGLVFMPGFYGRQFSLLETELDALYPVVLDEAQPGGWGSRTPSHFELTELGRRSLLTKLADTREDNIEVWSGLPGFQWHAPVLRARAGTDVLSVHESETNKNGRVPLLVTRTYGAGKVLFMGTDGAWRWRKGVEDKYHYRFWGQVVRWMAYQRNMAKGESMRLYYSPDQPQIDQTVMFNANVMEKSGEPLTKGDVVARITSPSGKLETVRFVSAGDEWGAFAGRFTTAEPGQHEMVLSCKQTGTTLETSFFVQGVANERAGRPARPEVLDELARVTRGKVIAAGKIDDVMNSLAALPDPPASVRRVQLWSHPIPAACLIALFGVFWVGRKAAGLI; translated from the coding sequence ATGAACACCACACGCACGCTGACATTTCAGTGGACCGGTTGGTCGTTGGGCATCTCCATCGTCGTGGTGCTGGTGACAGCCGCCTATTGTTACGCCGCTTGGCGCCGCAGCGGCTACCAACGGACATTCGGTTTGCTGGAGTTGTTACGGCTGTTGTTGGTGATCTTTGCGGCAGTCATGTTCAACCAGCCGGAATACATCGAAGAGTTCTTGCCGGATGAAAAGCCGTCGGTGGTGGTCCTCTGGGATGACTCGCGGAGCATGGAAACGCGGGATGTCAAAAACGCTGGGCAATCGGGCGATGCGCTGACAACACGTCGCGACGCCATCGCTCCGCTGACAGAATCCGCGGCATGGCACAAATTGCACGAGCGGATCGACGTGGTCCTGCAACCATTCTCGACCCCGGAAAGCTCGGGAAGCAATCTGTACCAACCGCTCAATGATGTTATGGAGAAACAAACCAATTTGTTGGGCGTGGTCTTTGCCTCGGATGGGGATTGGAACGAAGGCCCGCCGCCCGTGCAGGCGGCAACCCGCATGCGGCTGAAAGAGGTCCCCATTTTCGCGGTTCCAGTCGGGAGCTCGATCCCGTTACCGGATGTGGAATTATTGAGCCTCGATGCGCCCACGTTTGGCGTGGCCGGTAAATCGGTCCGCATTCCGTTTTCCATCAACAGTTCGCTGCCGCGCGATCACGTCGCAACAGTAACCATGCGGACATCCGATGGTGAGGAGTTGCAGAAAGAAGTCAACGTCAAGGCCATGGGCCGCACGAGCGATTGGATCATCTGGAAGCCGGAGAAAATCGGCGATTACCAACTCACGGTCAATGTCCCCACGCATCACGATGAATCGCTGACCGACAACAATGAGCTTTCCGCGCCGATATCGATCCGCGAAGAAAAACTGCGGGTGCTGGTTGTCGAATCCTACCCGCGTTGGGAATACCGTTACCTGCGCAACGCCCTGTCACGTGATCCGGGCGTCGAGGTTTCCTGCCTATTGTTTCACCCCGGCCTGAGCAAGGTCGGCGGCGGCAATCGGGATTACATCAAGGAGTTCCCCGACGGGCTGGACGAACTCTCGAAGTACGATGTGGTTTTCTTGGGCGATGTGGGATTGGATGACGGGCAGTTGACCGTCGAACAGTGCCGATTGCTCAAAGGGCTTGTCGAACATCAGGCGAGCGGCTTGGTGTTCATGCCCGGGTTTTACGGACGGCAATTTTCGTTGTTGGAAACTGAGTTGGATGCGTTGTATCCAGTGGTTCTCGACGAAGCGCAACCGGGGGGGTGGGGTTCGCGAACGCCGAGTCATTTTGAATTGACCGAATTGGGCCGGCGGAGTTTGTTAACCAAACTGGCCGACACGCGCGAGGACAATATCGAAGTCTGGAGCGGATTGCCCGGCTTTCAATGGCACGCACCTGTGCTCCGCGCACGAGCAGGGACCGACGTGCTGAGCGTCCACGAAAGTGAAACCAACAAAAATGGCCGCGTGCCCTTGCTGGTGACGCGGACTTATGGTGCCGGCAAAGTTTTATTTATGGGAACCGACGGCGCCTGGCGCTGGCGGAAAGGGGTGGAGGACAAATACCACTATCGTTTCTGGGGTCAGGTGGTCCGCTGGATGGCGTACCAGCGCAATATGGCCAAAGGCGAATCGATGCGGTTGTACTACTCGCCCGACCAACCACAAATCGATCAAACGGTCATGTTTAATGCCAACGTGATGGAGAAGAGCGGCGAACCATTGACCAAGGGAGACGTTGTTGCCCGGATCACTTCTCCCTCCGGAAAACTGGAAACCGTGCGGTTTGTTTCGGCGGGGGATGAATGGGGCGCCTTCGCGGGTCGGTTCACCACCGCTGAGCCAGGTCAGCACGAAATGGTGCTGTCCTGCAAGCAAACTGGCACAACCTTAGAAACCTCGTTTTTCGTTCAAGGGGTGGCCAACGAACGGGCCGGCCGGCCGGCGCGGCCGGAAGTCTTGGACGAATTGGCCCGCGTCACCCGCGGAAAAGTTATCGCAGCGGGCAAAATCGATGATGTCATGAACTCATTGGCTGCACTACCAGATCCACCCGCCTCGGTGCGGCGTGTACAGTTGTGGAGTCATCCGATCCCGGCAGCCTGTCTGATCGCCCTGTTTGGCGTATTTTGGGTAGGACGCAAGGCGGCCGGGCTGATATGA
- a CDS encoding BatA domain-containing protein, translating to MSFLQPMLLAALPIIALPIIIHLINQRRYQTTRWAAMMFLLAANRMSRGYARIRQWLILLFRTLAIAGLIFAISRPLASGWLGVTAGGRTDTTIILLDRSPSMQQLGPGAVVSKLETGRQQLAKTLETLGSTRYVLIESTKNVPRELNDPTDLLNLPETEPTSTSADLPAMLQAAHSYIAANQSGRTEIWICSDLRENDWNAESSRWKSLRDSFLEFSQGVRFHLLAYPRAAPQNVAVRVTDVRRQQTSEGVELLVSLHLTREGDSDERLAVPVQLEIDGARSEINVDMVGAQYELKDYRIGLTENQKQGWGRVSIPADANPADNDFYFAFDEPPERHTLIVADDPTNVRPLQLTASISPDPQAKSVATVVTEDQLGTVEWEQMALVLWHAPLPDADVAQQLTNFVSRGGRVVFFPPRSTSGREFMGVAWQDWQKPPKEIGIETWRSDQDILAHTLSGTSLPVGELQIREYCELSGEVTPLAQLPSGKPLLARMTTDHGGVYFCATTPAPSDSSLATNGIVLYVAVQRALASGAEALGNTRQLIAGEQPIELATTWERLTGDEEGLSTEYAFHRGVYTAGDRLLAVNRSAEEEQASLLADEKVAGLFNGLDFARVDDEAGTINSLIEEIWRVFLAVMMVSMIVEAALCLPKIRPTQGAAA from the coding sequence ATGAGTTTTTTGCAGCCGATGCTCTTGGCGGCGTTACCAATAATTGCGCTGCCGATCATCATCCATCTGATCAACCAACGCCGTTACCAAACGACGCGCTGGGCGGCGATGATGTTTTTACTCGCCGCCAATCGCATGTCGCGAGGGTATGCGCGCATCCGGCAATGGTTGATTTTACTGTTTCGCACGCTGGCAATCGCCGGTTTGATCTTTGCCATCAGCCGCCCGTTGGCCAGCGGTTGGCTGGGAGTGACCGCCGGGGGCCGCACGGATACAACGATCATTCTGTTGGACCGTTCGCCCAGCATGCAACAACTCGGCCCGGGAGCAGTCGTCTCAAAGCTCGAAACGGGGCGGCAGCAATTGGCTAAAACTCTCGAAACGCTGGGATCGACGCGGTACGTGCTGATTGAAAGCACCAAAAACGTCCCGCGCGAATTGAACGATCCTACAGACTTGTTGAACCTGCCGGAAACGGAACCGACGAGTACGTCCGCCGACCTCCCGGCGATGTTGCAGGCAGCCCACAGTTACATTGCGGCCAACCAATCGGGCCGGACGGAGATCTGGATCTGTTCCGACTTGCGCGAGAACGATTGGAACGCCGAAAGCAGCCGATGGAAATCACTGCGGGACAGCTTTTTGGAATTCTCCCAAGGTGTGCGTTTCCATCTACTGGCCTATCCCCGCGCCGCACCGCAAAACGTCGCCGTTCGTGTGACGGACGTACGACGGCAACAAACCAGCGAGGGTGTTGAGTTGTTGGTGTCGCTGCATTTGACGCGGGAAGGGGATTCGGACGAACGGTTAGCGGTCCCGGTGCAGTTGGAGATCGACGGCGCCCGATCGGAAATCAACGTCGACATGGTGGGGGCGCAATACGAACTCAAGGATTACCGCATCGGCCTGACGGAAAATCAGAAACAGGGCTGGGGCCGCGTGTCGATACCCGCCGACGCCAATCCGGCCGACAACGATTTCTATTTTGCCTTCGATGAACCCCCCGAGCGGCACACACTGATTGTGGCCGACGATCCCACCAACGTCCGGCCACTGCAACTGACCGCTTCGATATCTCCCGATCCGCAAGCCAAGAGCGTTGCCACGGTCGTGACCGAAGATCAGTTGGGAACCGTCGAATGGGAGCAAATGGCATTGGTGCTGTGGCATGCTCCACTACCCGACGCAGATGTCGCCCAACAACTGACCAATTTTGTCAGCCGTGGCGGCCGTGTTGTGTTTTTCCCCCCGCGGTCAACCAGTGGACGGGAATTCATGGGCGTGGCTTGGCAAGACTGGCAGAAACCCCCGAAGGAAATCGGCATCGAAACCTGGCGGAGCGATCAGGATATACTCGCGCACACGCTCAGCGGCACCTCGTTACCGGTTGGCGAACTGCAGATTCGCGAATACTGTGAACTGTCCGGTGAAGTGACTCCTCTGGCTCAGTTACCCAGTGGCAAGCCTCTGTTGGCACGCATGACGACCGATCATGGCGGTGTGTATTTTTGTGCAACCACCCCAGCACCGAGTGATTCGTCGCTGGCCACCAACGGCATTGTGCTGTACGTCGCTGTGCAACGGGCCTTGGCGTCCGGAGCCGAGGCGTTGGGTAATACGCGACAATTGATCGCCGGCGAACAGCCAATTGAATTGGCGACCACTTGGGAGCGATTGACCGGCGACGAAGAAGGGTTGTCCACGGAGTACGCATTTCATCGCGGCGTTTATACGGCTGGTGATCGCTTGTTGGCGGTCAACCGTTCGGCCGAAGAAGAACAGGCCTCCCTGTTAGCCGATGAGAAGGTAGCGGGGCTGTTCAATGGACTCGATTTCGCCCGTGTGGATGATGAAGCGGGAACGATCAATTCGTTGATCGAGGAAATTTGGCGGGTGTTCTTAGCCGTCATGATGGTGTCGATGATTGTGGAAGCCGCGCTCTGCTTGCCGAAAATTCGGCCGACTCAAGGAGCCGCCGCATGA
- a CDS encoding DUF58 domain-containing protein yields MFPDGNRREFLDPSALSRLSGLPLFARRPMMGSVSGRHPSPHRGASVEFAEYRKYVPGDDLRRLDWRAYGRTDRFYVKEFEADTNLRCCLVLDTSGSMDFGSGDITKLQYALKIAGALSYLAVQQGDAIGLSCVAEDMIQNIPPRRNPAHLMHVFDTLEKAVPKDGTQLTSVLHELAETIRQRALIVIISDFFVEPAELRSCFEHLQFRKHDVTAFHLLDPQELGFEFRRPMRFLDMEGGPAIFAEPNEIADRYHKALQEYLENLKQVVLQTGIDYHRTVIDEDYEKVLTQFLAGRTRARGVR; encoded by the coding sequence CGCTTATCGGGGCTGCCGCTGTTCGCGCGGCGACCGATGATGGGCAGCGTTTCCGGTCGGCATCCCAGTCCGCACCGCGGCGCCAGCGTGGAGTTTGCGGAGTACCGGAAATATGTCCCGGGCGACGATTTGCGAAGGCTCGATTGGCGGGCTTACGGTCGGACCGACCGTTTCTATGTCAAGGAATTCGAGGCGGACACCAACCTGCGGTGTTGCCTGGTGCTAGATACCAGCGGCTCGATGGACTTCGGCAGCGGCGACATCACCAAGTTGCAGTATGCCCTCAAAATCGCCGGCGCATTGAGTTATCTAGCGGTCCAACAAGGGGACGCCATCGGCCTCTCTTGTGTGGCCGAGGACATGATTCAAAATATCCCGCCGCGACGAAATCCTGCGCATCTGATGCACGTTTTTGACACGTTGGAAAAAGCCGTCCCCAAGGATGGCACGCAGTTGACGAGCGTGTTGCACGAGTTAGCTGAAACGATTCGCCAACGGGCGTTGATTGTGATCATCTCGGACTTTTTTGTGGAACCGGCAGAGTTGCGGAGCTGTTTTGAGCATCTGCAATTTCGTAAACACGATGTCACCGCGTTCCACTTGTTGGATCCACAGGAATTGGGATTCGAATTTCGCCGCCCGATGCGGTTTTTGGATATGGAAGGCGGACCGGCCATTTTTGCTGAGCCGAACGAGATCGCCGACCGTTATCACAAAGCACTCCAAGAATATTTGGAGAATCTCAAACAGGTCGTGTTACAGACGGGAATCGATTACCACCGCACGGTGATCGATGAAGATTACGAAAAAGTTTTGACACAATTCTTGGCCGGGCGGACGCGAGCGCGAGGCGTACGATGA